Within the Verrucomicrobiota bacterium genome, the region ATTTGGCCAGCGATTCCTCAGGCGCGTTGGCGGAGAGCAAGAGGCTTTGAAAGTACGGCCAGCGCGGCTGACGCGGATCGAGCCGTTCGGCTTCGCTCAGACACCGGCGAGCCGGCTCTGACAAACTGTAGGCGCGCAAGATCGATCCCAGCTTTCCCCAGGCTGTCGCGGATTGCGGTTGAGCGCGGACTACATCCAGCTGGTTTTGGATCAGTTTGGCGACCGGAGGATCGAGTCGCGTCAGATCAATCTCCGGGATCGGGCGCGTTTGGCGATGCATCCAGAACCACAAGCAACCCGCGGCGATGGCAAACGATAGGCCAATCCAGGTCCTCCAGTTTCTGCGGCCCGCGTGGCGGGTGGCACGAGAAGAACGTCGGTTGACGGCATTCATTGTTCGCTTACTGTGCAGACCGTGGGATTGACGACAGATCGACCGGAGAACCGTAGCGCAGATTTTCAATCTGCGGTATCGCCGATTTCCAATCGGCAGGGCGCCGGCAAGTCCCAGCGTGCTCGGACTGGGAGACGCCCCGCAAAATACAATTCTGCGATACGGCAGAGTGCCACTCTGCGCTACAAGCTTTGTCGTCCATCCCGCGGACCAAGCAGTAAGTCATGGTGGTTGCTCGCTGATTCCGGTGGCCAAACCTCACGAGTGTCTGAGATCACCTTCCCCCTCACCCCAGCCCTCTCCCTTGGGGAGAGGGAGCATTGACCGCCGCATTTCGATGAGCCGAGCGCGCAGGGTTGCTCCCAGCGCAAGATGGCTTTTCCCCTCGCCCTGAGGGAGAGGGCCAGGGTGAGGGGGAAGGTGACCTGCGAGATCCACGACGACTGCCGAAAGCGAAGAACCAGTCACGGTTTGTGTCCATTTCCTTTCTGCAATCTGATTTCGCGATCCGCGGCGCCGCCGGTGAAGACTTCCTCGCTGCCGTCCGGCCAGAAGACGCGAATGTTATCGATCTTCTCCACGGAACCTAAACCAAAATGGACTCGCGGATCATTGCTCACAAGATAGCTCGTGCTCGGCTGCACCAAACCCCGCCAGCGCTTGCCGCCGGCATCGACCACGATTTCCGCGCCATAAGCATCGCGTCCGCCCAGAGCCGGATCAAGCGCGCGAAGCATGAGCCAGTGCCCCAACCGCGGCGCCACGTTGCGGAACAACTGCGCAGGGCCGCTCGTGGTGGTGGCCAGAAGGTCGAGGTCCCCGTCGTTATCGATGTCCCCGCAGGCCAGTCCGCGGCCGACCGCGGCGCGACCACAGAACGCCTCGTTCGACTGGGAGATATCGATAAATTTGTTGCCCGTGTCGCCGCGGAAGAGTTGGTTGCGCTGGGCATAGGCGGACCAAAAGGACGGCAGGCCTTCGACGCGCGGTCCGGGATGGTTGCCGCGGCGAACCAGCCCATTGACAAACGCCAGATCAAGGCGCCCGTCCAGGTCAAAATCCGCCAGCACGGTTCCAAAGCCTGTTCCGCGCCACGCCGGATTGACCAATCCAAGTTCAGCCGCCTTGTCTTGAAAAAATCCCCGCGGGCCCTGCACCCAGAGCGCGTGTTGCTCGTGGACGAGATGCGTCACGAAAAGGTCGAACAACCCGTCGCCATTCACATCGCCGACGCCGACGCCCATATTGCCCGCGGTCTCGCCCATGGCATTGTAGGCCAGGCCGCGCAGGGCCGCTTCCTCAGCGAACGTGCCGTTGCGCTGATTGAGATAAAGCCGGTTCGGTTGGCCGTCGTCCGCGATGAAAATGTCCGGCCAGCGATCGCCGTCAAAATCGGCGCAGAGCAAGCCGAGCGCCGGCCCCGTGGTGCGCGCCAATCCTGAACGCACCGTCACGTCCTCGAACGCCGCGCTCGCGCCTGTTCGTCCGAGATTGCGGAACAGCCTCGCGACCGTGCCGTCGAAATTTTGCGGCCCGCAATACTCCGGCACCCCCGCGGGATCGAAACACTTCTGGGTCGGGTTGTAATCGACATAATTTGCCACGACCAGATCCAGCCAGCCGTCGCGGTCGAAATCGAAGAACGCCGCGGCCGTGGCCCAGCGCGGATTGTCCAGACCCGCGGCGACCGTCCCGTCACCAAATTTGCCGGCGCCAAGATTGATGAAGAGCCGCACCGCCCCGTACTCGGTGAGCAATAAATCCGTCAAACCGTCGTTATTGATGTCGCCCACCGCGACGCCCATGCCGTACCCGGCGACATCGACGCCGGAACCTTCGCTGACATTGCGGAAGGTTCCGTCGGGCTGCTGGTGATAAAGCTGGTTCCGAGACTTCGCCGCCGGACCGCCGCATTGAATCAGATACACATCCAGCCGGCCGTCGTTGTCGAAATCAAACAGCGCCGCGCCTGATCCGACGTGTTCAGGCATGAAGTATTGGCCCGTCGCGCCGGAATCATGCAGGAACCGCAGTCCCACCTGGCCGGTGATCTCTTCAAAGAAGCGTGAAGCCGCTGGGGAAGTCCCACCGCCAACTGACGGCGCTGGATTGCGCTGGCACCCGCAAAAGGAAGCCAGCAAAACAAAGAGAAGTTGGCCGACGACGCCAGTTCGTGTGGGGCTCACCATGCAGCGACCCGTGACTGTTACGCCAACCCCTGAACCTCCGCAACGGGAATTCATGTCCAGGGCCTTAGAGCGTGTCCGAAAATTGCGCGGGGTCCTGCGGCGAGGGATTTTGGCTGTGGCCAAGGCGGCGAGGTCCGAGC harbors:
- a CDS encoding CRTAC1 family protein, with product MNSRCGGSGVGVTVTGRCMVSPTRTGVVGQLLFVLLASFCGCQRNPAPSVGGGTSPAASRFFEEITGQVGLRFLHDSGATGQYFMPEHVGSGAALFDFDNDGRLDVYLIQCGGPAAKSRNQLYHQQPDGTFRNVSEGSGVDVAGYGMGVAVGDINNDGLTDLLLTEYGAVRLFINLGAGKFGDGTVAAGLDNPRWATAAAFFDFDRDGWLDLVVANYVDYNPTQKCFDPAGVPEYCGPQNFDGTVARLFRNLGRTGASAAFEDVTVRSGLARTTGPALGLLCADFDGDRWPDIFIADDGQPNRLYLNQRNGTFAEEAALRGLAYNAMGETAGNMGVGVGDVNGDGLFDLFVTHLVHEQHALWVQGPRGFFQDKAAELGLVNPAWRGTGFGTVLADFDLDGRLDLAFVNGLVRRGNHPGPRVEGLPSFWSAYAQRNQLFRGDTGNKFIDISQSNEAFCGRAAVGRGLACGDIDNDGDLDLLATTTSGPAQLFRNVAPRLGHWLMLRALDPALGGRDAYGAEIVVDAGGKRWRGLVQPSTSYLVSNDPRVHFGLGSVEKIDNIRVFWPDGSEEVFTGGAADREIRLQKGNGHKP